One stretch of Pomacea canaliculata isolate SZHN2017 linkage group LG11, ASM307304v1, whole genome shotgun sequence DNA includes these proteins:
- the LOC112575644 gene encoding glutathione S-transferase S1-like — MAAVKLFYSDAPGRGEIIRLVLSVAGVDFDDVRYKYEDWPKYKPEAPFGQAPFIEYNGKKYGQSVAIANFFSRENGLYGASNLEAFRIDEVAGLVQDLFTCLIPVFIEKDPAKKEELRAAMVKNDAPRFFGFFQKFLQENGTGYLVGNKLSLGDLIIYDMTTQLLKTFQYDAAADFPEIKTLVDNVEGNENIKAYIDSRKSVSCQPHHRQQSAAADSKATSAAKPRFKSKMAAVKLFYFDTPGRGELIRLVLAEAGVEFEDVRFKQEDWPKYKPEAPFGQSPFIEYNGKKRAQSVAIANFFARENGLYGANNLEAFRIDEVMGLMQDFFNFLVPVYMEKDPAKKEELRLAMVKNDAPRFFGFVLKLLQENGTGYFVGNKLSLADIIVYDMATQLRDVFSCDVAADFPEIKALVEKVSSNENIKKYIDSRK, encoded by the exons ATGGCGGCCGTCAAGCTGTTCTACTCGGATGCTCCTGGTCGCGGAGAGATCATCCGTCTGGTGCTGTCGGTTGCTGGAGTCGACTTTGATGATGTGAGGTACAAATACGAGGACTGGCCCAAGTACAAACCAG AGGCACCGTTTGGCCAGGCGCCATTCATAGAATACAATGGGAAGAAATATGGACAGAGTGTGGCAATAGCCAACTTCTTTTCTCGGGAGAACG GTCTGTATGGCGCCAGCAACCTGGAAGCATTCCGCATTGATGAAGTGGCGGGACTAGTGCAGGACCTCTTCACTTGTCTGATCCCAGTCTTCATCGAGAAGGACCCTGCGAAAAAG GAGGAACTCAGAGCCGCGATGGTGAAGAACGACGCCCCCAGATTTTTCGGCTTCTTCCAGAAGTTTCTTCAGGAGAATGGAACTGGATACCTGGTAGGCAACAAG CTGTCACTCGGGGATCTGATAATTTACGACATGACAACACAACTTCTGAAAACCTTTCAATACGACGCGGCCGCCGACTTCCCGGAAATCAAGACTCTAGTGGACAACGTGGAGGGCAATGAGAACATCAAGGCCTACATCGACAGCAGGAAA TCTGTGTCTTGTCAGCCACACCATAGACAGCAGTCAGCGGCTGCTGATAGCAAAGCCACGTCTGCTGCAAAGCCTCGATTCAAATCAAAGATGGCGGCCGTCAAGCTGTTCTATTTCGACACCCCAGGTCGCGGGGAGCTCATCCGTCTGGTGCTGGCGGAGGCAGGAGTCGAATTTGAGGATGTGAGGTTCAAACAAGAAGACTGGCCGAAGTACAAGCCAG AGGCACCTTTCGGCCAATCCCCCTTCATAGAATACAATGGGAAGAAACGTGCACAGAGCGTGGCAATAGCAAACTTCTTTGCCCGGGAGAACG GTCTCTACGGCGCCAACAACCTGGAGGCATTCCGCATTGATGAAGTAATGGGGCTGATGCAGGATTTCTTTAACTTCTTGGTCCCAGTCTACATGGAGAAGGATCCTGCAAAGAAG GAGGAGCTGAGGCTAGCAATGGTGAAGAACGACGCTCCCAGGTTTTTCGGTTTCGTCCTGAAACTTTTGCAGGAGAACGGAACTGGGTACTTTGTCGGCAATAAG CTGTCACTGGCTGACATTATCGTGTATGACATGGCCACACAGCTCCGGGATGTTTTCAGCTGCGATGTGGCCGCCGACTTCCCAGAAATCAAGGCTCTGGTCGAGAAGGTGTCAAGCAACGAAAACATTAAGAAATACATCGACAGCAGGAAATGA